The genome window TGTCCATTGCGTCAGTGGGTCCCATTTACCTGCAAAAAGCTCCACTCTTGCAGAGGCTCCTCATTCTTCTTTCTCTCCCTCTATCTTTCATCCAAGTGCTATGACATAAACCGTGCTATGACATAAACCATGTAAAAACCTTTTATAGGAATGCTCTTATGTTTTGGGATCAGTTTGTCAAATCAGTTATATAGCGCTTTCTCAAGAGAAGGTTTTGCAATGGAAAAGAGATGATTTTATACTTAGGAATGCTCTCCAGATTGCTTCTGTCAACTGAAACTATTTTTTGAAACTGAAACTATTAATTTCAAGTTCCACACTTTATGTTTTACCTTATTTATTTGGCTCAAGTATATGAAAACAAACTAGCAAAAGTATTCAAGAACACAATAAGATTGAAAAATTacccataaaaataatacaatttgAGTTTTCTGCCTTGCCCATTTTGACATTTGCTAAACAGGCAAAATATCTACACAAAATTAACTGTGATTATCAGTATACAAAAATCCAAGAATAGTTCTCTAGCTGTGTCACTAACATTGCCAATGGGGCAAAGTAATCTAACAAGTATCTAATGCAAAGCTAACCAAAAAGTCGCCACAAAGTCAATGGGGCTCAGGAAAACATTCGTCTTTTGTCTTCATAGTTTCAGCATACAGGAATTATAAGAATAGCCATTCCATCTGTGAAACATCAAAAACCCTGGGACAATCAGCACATTTTGAGAAGGGCTCCTTCATTACCATCTCACCGAAACCACAGAATGGCCGAGAAGCTCTTTTAAATTTCACTAGTAAAATATAGCAATGCCCGAATATGCAAGGCCTCTGTAGCTCAGTCACAACTCAGAGAGTCAGAGAACAGTGCATCTCTAAGATGGCCTCATGAATACCAAATTGGACGATGAAGACACCCGTTTGTACTCTTGTGCAGTTACTCCTGTCTCCAGTCAGAAAGTTGTCGACTTGGATACACAGGCAGGCAAAACTGAGAGCAGAAAAGATAATTAAACTACCTAATCTTGAAGATCAGTTGCATTATAACAGCACCACATTTAACCAGTAAAATAtctgaatgtaaaatgacatgaAAATAGAGTTAAATCTAGCTTTAGTCGACACTCGACAACTATGGTGGCATTTGCACATATAGCCCTACCCTCTTAATTTGATTACATTGCATACTtcactcttttttcttttcttttttttttggccagATTGAGTCctaacttttttcttcttttttttgttttaattttttgcaaGATTTGGTCCCCAACTAGGACAACTAAATTTGGTTGTGGCCATACTATAAGGGaaggactaaatgtgaaaatGCTACTATAGTCAGGGACTAAGACTAGAATTAACTCCATGAAAATATAACAAAAGCAGTGATTTTGGCATTGTTTTTGGTAAATCTAGAcgagataaataaatatacatacatacagatgTAAGCATGAATACATAAGTGCAGTTTGTGTgcatgagagagagagatgttGGGCATTGAGAAAACTTAGAAATAGGCATATGCATAGACATGTATGCAAGCATTTGTGAGCGCACATGAAAGaggacaaaaaagaaaaacttacaACTTATGAAGTCGCCATTGTACTTTCAGAACTTTCAAATTGCCATGAACTTTTTACAATAAATTCACTGTCCTCGGGTGGTTATTCATCCATTAGAGTGTATAGATGTCCAGCTCTGCTCCAATAGAAAATGAACGAGGTAACTTTCAGCTCCAGCTGAGCTGCAATATCAGCATATGCGCTGAGATTGACAGTTCAGTGTCATATATTACTCACTTTGATAATATAGATTGCATCGCTTTCAATTGATCTGCAGAAAAAGGAGGAACTCTTCTCTTGGCCAAAGTGATGAGAAATCGAGCTTTTTCGATCCCTTCCAATCCTCCATATCTCTGTAGCCCTTCAAGTAGAATTATAATACTATCGACACTTGGGAACCAGTTATTTTTCATACTATCTTTGCACATTGTATATGCCAAGTTAAACTCACCCGCTTTACAGAGGTAATGAATCATGGTTTGATAAATTTTTTCATTGGATTTCAAACCATTGCCATGCAAAGAAGAATGGACCCTTTTAGCCATATCAAGAAAACCAGCTCTGCAAAATCCTTTGATTACGAGGTTATAAGTAATCTCATCAGGAGCTATCCCAAGTCTATGCATTAAATCCAATAATTTATTAGCATCCCAAGCTCGCCCCCGATTCACCAAGAACTGTATCCTAACATTAAATGTTGCAAGGTTAGGCATGCAGCCCTTAAGCACCATAAGGTTCCACAAGCCATTACTGACCTCCACTCTATTAATTCTGTAAAAGGCAGATATAAGCGTTGTATATGTAACTACATCCGGGCTTATTCCCAACTTTTCCATCTCAGCCATTACCAGATAAGCCTTATCCAAAATACCCATTTCACAAAATGCCTTGACAATAATGTTGATCGAAAATATATCTAAACTAATACTGAACTTAAACGACACATCTTTCAAAAACGAATCAATAGCCTCTGGATCACGGGATAGAGTCAAAACCTTGAGAGCAGCATTGAGCGACTTAACAGTCCTATGACAACCGTATAAATGCATATTATAGAAAGTATCAATAGCATGCTTCACCATTCCAGCGCTCCCATACAACATTATAATTCGAACTACAAAACCCTCCCGTCTACCTTGCGGTAGAGTCTTCTGCTGCTCGAGCAAATTCTCAATGTAATCAAATCTGCCAGCTCCTGCCAAGCGAGAAACCGTGTCCTGAAATGCAAACCGGTTCTCAACAACAACCTTATTATGCGCATTTGCcctgaacaaattaaatagctTCTCGGGATCTCTTTCTTTTTTCAACCTTATAAGTGCAGGTTCATCCACTTTAATTGGTTTTTTCTTAGAGACCGATGTATTACTAGCAATACTGGAAGTATCTTTGGATGCAATGCTGGGAGCTGCGGCAATACGATGTGCAGTTCCAAATCTGCGAACCACGCGCAGAGATTGCATATTCAGAGACTACCCTCAGTTTCAAGGGTACCCACCGGCCAAGATTAAATTTTTACTAAACTTTCCATTAAAGAATGACGCAGCACAACACCATTAACAAAAACTAGATCATACCGCGGAACCAAAAAGTAATCGCGCATTCAATCAAACCGAATGCGAAACTCAGAAACCCCAAATGTACTCTGAATCCAAAACCCGGATTGGAAAAAAAACCAGCAGAATCAGAGAGATGTATCTGTATCTAATCTAATTCGTATATGAACAATAAAGAATAGAATAAAGACTCATAGTATGGAACTTCAATGTAAGGAAAGAGAGCAGATTACCGGAGGACGAAGAAAAGGTGGTTCATCCGTAAAGGGGTTTTAGGGGTCTGGAGACACCAAGCTGGTGGAGGAGTAGAGGTATACGTCACGCGAGGAAAACAGGATTTAGGTTTTGGGTTTGGCTGCGTCGATTCGACTCTTCCAAATTCAGAGGCGTTTGTTTAATGTTTAGTCGATGTTAGGGACATTTTACCGCTCACAAGCTGGTCTTAccgtagtttttttttttttttgagaacgtAGTATTTTAGTTTTGTAATATGTTATTGTTACGGTTTTCTTTAAAACAATGAATagagtataatatattatgtgtttaaaaaaaaaaaagagtataatatattatgtattacaATTCTAGTCTAGTCAATTAAGAATTGTAGAATAAATTAGTTTGGATTTTGGAAtggaaaaataatatacttatacaaaaaaaaaatttaattcttttttttagtacacaaattttaattctttaatcaTTTACTATTTAATCAAAGTTTTTATAAAGTAGCAGTTTGAACTATTACTAACAACGACcgttaaaattaattattgttacattgtatatatagagtttgttaatcaatatatcaacaaaattgtaatttataattatgaatcATTAAATTTTCATTAACTAACCAATTGAGAAACTACAACCATCAAAATTGCCACCTCATGAAAAAGAGGACCAAAATGGACACTTCTAGTACAAAATTTGAGGGTAAATAATGCTTTTGTCAACAATTGagtgattaaaattactattcgtataaatatggataaaatgatatttttctaattagttttaaaatgaaaattatgatataatcttattttttttattggggTTTAAACTTACGACCAAATGTTCTGGTattgaaattaatattatattgtcgTCGACCCGGAGGCTAACTCCACGGAGACGACCCATAAGGGCAAGTTCCTCGTGATGGAATGGCTAGACAAAGTGGTCTTCCCGAGGGACTTGGAATCTATTGAGTCGACTAATGTTGACAAGCTGTTAGAGGGTACCGCCTACCGAATGTACCAGGTAGGCTTCTTAACTAACTTTCTTCCTAATTGCTTGCTCCATTTTTACTTGTGTTCTAAtccaatgtttttcttttaggCTCTGATGTGCCTACTCGCCCTCTGTCGTTGCCAAAATGTGATCTTGTTAGAGTTGGAGGTTCTCCATGTTGCCTGTGCTGACCATGGCAAGCACAATGATGAGATGAACCTGAAACTTGGGGAAGTAGCCTCGACTCTAGAAGCTGAACGGAAACGTGCCGAGCAGCTAATGGTGGAGCTAACTACTGCCCACGAGGTTGCCCTAGCTGCTTACCAAAGGTCAAAGGCCTTCCAGAGGGACGCCATGGAGTACGCCCGAACTCGTGCTGTAGAGGTCTCCAAGGGCTGGCTAGAGACTACCGAGGGGCAAGAGTACCTGGTCGGCATCAGCTGGGAGGACTACCAAGCAAGGATGGCAGACATCTAGAAGGAGATCTACATCAGCCTAGCTGCCCGCTTCGATGACTTCAGCCCAACCAGATATGGACTTTCGGCTGCCCTGGAGGCCTGGAGGACTACAACACTCAACCCCCAGCTATCCTTGTGACACCCCAAATCATTTTCTCTAAACTCCTATTTTATTAagcttttaaaatataattatatatgtgatttaatttcctacaagaaatttttgttaaactagagtataattaaatattttaaactctctattttaaatgatttaatacaaaatatttatatatttattcaagGTTTTAAAAGTCCTAATTAAGGGatgaattttatttatcaaaatcgTGACCCAAAAGACTATACGAGACGAACTAGTGAACCTGATAGCCAAGCTATGACCCCAAATCTAAATTCAAAATGAACctatcttattttaaaaattaattatatcattttataCCCAAGATTGACCTAACTTTTGACCCGAAATTATAACCTGAAGTTTTAAATCGCAAAATGACCAAACTACCCGAAGAACTGACATGTGAATTATGAACCCAACTTGTAAGATAAACACAATTGACCTAAACTAGACATAACTGTAGGTATTTGTGGTGAGTTTTGATTATTGTGGAATGGGTTCAATTAATGTTGGTGAGATATCGACGGATGATCACAGTTACTTGGATACAACCTAGTAGCTCGACAGAGTATTAGGATATATTTGAAGCAATCATCACTATAATTGCAAGAATCAGAGAGTTAGTTAATTATCTAATAGGTGAATCCCAAATTCCTAGTGTTTTCTCAATTGAAATTTTCCTTTGCTTTAAATtcataaatattctttttatcACGTGAATCtcttttatttgtgtttttcttcttaTCAACAAAATGGAACTAAATACACTGGGTTCTAGACAGATCAACTTAGCTCGCATAAAATATAGGGATGAAATGAATAATTGAGTGGAattgtagtagtattaaaatgaTTAGAGCTAGAATATTACAAGACAATTGTAGGAATTGAACATGATGCTGTAATGACTGAATCATACCAATTTATAcaagaaaattttaactaatctATCTATCTTCGTGGTGAGTCACAAGAGCAAGTCAAAGCCCGTTTGTTGGGTCGCGAGATTGGCCCAAATCCAGCCGCTCAGGGTGCCTTGAGGCGAGAACCAAGGCTGAACGGAAGGTCGCCCAAGGCTGGCCGCGAAGATTGGGCCTTCGAACCCGAGACTTAGGCCCTAGGTACCCTCTTTCAGGTCCAACCACCCCGCTCGGGAAGCCTGCCTAGGGTCGGCCGGTCGCGGAGGCCGAGCCCTCAGACCCAAGACTTGGGCCACGGGCCCCCACTTCCAAGTCCAACCACTCGGCTCGAGTAGCCTCATCTGAGCCCCTTTCGTCCATCTCAGGCTTCTGggtctctctatctctcttgGGCCGTCGAGTTTCTATCATGGTTTGGATTACCAAATAACTTGGCCCAAGATCATTTTATTGGGCCTAGGGCTATGGGCTTCTAGACTCCGGGTCCTTATTCTTGagtcattttcaatatattcatcaatactaatattattttttttgaaaactaatattaaatttaatattatgaaaatttgtataaaaaataacattagTTAAGTCTAGTTAATTAAGGGGGGTGTATTGAATCaagatttttataaactttcaaaGAGTTTTaaactaatgaattttaaatgatttttataGAATCTTTCTATACTTTTTtagacttttatcaactttataCAAGTCTGTAGGACAGACATTTATAAACTTGACAAAACTTTTTAacattaaaaagtctacaaaagtaattaaaattctaaattgaatacacccccttacaaacatttcataacttctattaatacattatttataatttgttacaaatatttttataaatagcaCAACATCGTTATACTATATGTATCTAGATGTGAATTCCTTCGATAAGCCGTTATTCTTCATAATGGGATGAgagaattttttatataattataagagATACTTTTAACTTGGCTCCAAaacagataaatatataaataaataaattttatacattctAAGAAGGATAtgatattttcatcatgtgggtCATAATAAAAGTGTCTAAATCAAGGATTTGTGAAAGAGAGTAAAAGTTGAGGGTAAGAAGTG of Ipomoea triloba cultivar NCNSP0323 chromosome 3, ASM357664v1 contains these proteins:
- the LOC116011796 gene encoding pentatricopeptide repeat-containing protein At1g80150, mitochondrial, producing the protein MQSLRVVRRFGTAHRIAAAPSIASKDTSSIASNTSVSKKKPIKVDEPALIRLKKERDPEKLFNLFRANAHNKVVVENRFAFQDTVSRLAGAGRFDYIENLLEQQKTLPQGRREGFVVRIIMLYGSAGMVKHAIDTFYNMHLYGCHRTVKSLNAALKVLTLSRDPEAIDSFLKDVSFKFSISLDIFSINIIVKAFCEMGILDKAYLVMAEMEKLGISPDVVTYTTLISAFYRINRVEVSNGLWNLMVLKGCMPNLATFNVRIQFLVNRGRAWDANKLLDLMHRLGIAPDEITYNLVIKGFCRAGFLDMAKRVHSSLHGNGLKSNEKIYQTMIHYLCKAGEFNLAYTMCKDSMKNNWFPSVDSIIILLEGLQRYGGLEGIEKARFLITLAKRRVPPFSADQLKAMQSILSK